In the Salvelinus fontinalis isolate EN_2023a chromosome 34, ASM2944872v1, whole genome shotgun sequence genome, one interval contains:
- the LOC129833766 gene encoding metalloproteinase inhibitor 2-like, with protein sequence MTRYVSSCFITLLVLFLWRVEDIAEACRCRPQHPQQAFCNAEVVIRAKVVGKKAVSNDIKYDIQQIKVFKGCDRVIHAIFTDTTSCGVTLEINKEYLFTGKLETGRMHVTLCGYNPPWEDVSAAQKNGLTHRYQSGCDCKIIPCTSLPCPISTSDACLWTDLGTDNGQNLACIKRQDGSCAWYKGIALPKK encoded by the exons ATGACTCGGTATGTAAGCAGTTGTTTCATTACTCTGCTCGTTCTGTTCCTTTGGCGGGTCGAAGACATCGCAGAAGCTTGCAGATGCAGACCTCAGCACCCTCAACAGGCTTTTTGCAATGCAGAAGTTG TGATCAGGGCGAAGGTGGTTGGAAAGAAAGCGGTGTCTAACGATATCAAGTATGACATCCAACAGATCAAG GTGTTCAAAGGTTGTGATCGGGTTATCCACGCCATCTTCACTGACACCACTTCGTGCGGCGTGACTCTGGAAATCAACAAGGAGTATCTCTTCACAG GCAAGCTGGAGACTGGAAGGATGCATGTAACACTGTGTGGCTATAATCCGCCCTGGGAGGACGTGAGTGCTGCGCAAAAGAACGGCTTAACTCACCGCTACCAAAGCGGCTGTGATTGCAAG ATCATCCCCTGCACTTCCCTCCCCTGTCCAATCAGCACCTCCGATGCATGCCTGTGGACAGACTTGGGAACAGACAATGGCCAAAACCTTGCCTGTATCAAGAGGCAAGATGGGTCCTGTGCCTGGTACAAGGGGATAGCACTACCCAAGAAGTAG
- the LOC129833768 gene encoding metalloproteinase inhibitor 2-like, whose product MTRYVSSCFITLFVLFLWRVEDIADACRCSPPHPQQAFCDADIVIRAKVVGKKALSNEIKYDVQQIKMFKGPDRVIHAVFTTSSSASCGVTLDINKAYLFTGRMNSDGRMRLGMCDFIQYWEDLNGTQKKSLIQRYQSGCDCTIIRCSSLPCPVSAPDECLWTDWLLADGQSGPQAKYSACLKGSDGSCAWYSGMAPSKK is encoded by the exons ATGACGCGGTATGTAAGCAGTTGTTTCATTACTCTGTTCGTTCTGTTCCTTTGGCGGGTCGAAGACATCGCAGATGCTTGCAGATGCTCCCCTCCGCATCCTCAACAGGCTTTTTGCGATGCAGATATCG TGATCAGGGCGAAGGTGGTTGGCAAGAAAGCTTTGTCTAACGAGATCAAGTATGACGTCCAACAGATCAAG ATGTTCAAAGGTCCTGACCGGGTTATCCACGCCGTCTTCACTACATCCTCTTCAGCCTCGTGCGGTGTGACCCTGGATATCAACAAGGCTTACCTCTTCACGG GCAGGATGAATTCTGATGGCAGGATGCGTTTAGGCATGTGTGACTTTATTCAGTATTGGGAGGACTTGAATGGCACACAAAAGAAGAGCCTGATTCAACGCTACCAAAGCGGCTGCGATTGCACG ATCATCCGCTGCTCTTCCCTCCCCTGTCCCGTCAGCGCCCCAGATGAGTGCCTTTGGACAGACTGGTTGTTGGCCGATGGCCAAAGCGGACCCCAGGCCAAGTACTCTGCCTGTCTCAAGGGGAGTGATGGGTCCTGTGCCTGGTACAGTGGGATGGCTCCATCCAAGAAGTAG